The proteins below are encoded in one region of Nitrospira sp.:
- a CDS encoding copper-translocating P-type ATPase, producing the protein MALDPICGMTVEPASAAGRHEHAGTTYYFCSRHCLDTFKGDPARYLTPAAAPAPGPAPLMMPSTPKTKGLMIVESPTPTGPSSIDPVCHMTVFHESAAATYEHDGKTYYFCCTGCQTKFKAQPERYLHPERYAPPEPAPEVPGQKYVCPMCPEVESPKPAPCPQCGMALEPETVGPATVTEYVCPMHPEVRQARPGACSICGMALELRTVTREEEANPELVDMSRRFWWCLPAAVLVMGLAMADMIPGRPLHRILSQSALNWIQFLLSTPVVLWGGWPFFERGWRSLRTGHLNMFTLIAMGTGAAYSYSVVATLLPGLLPASFKHADGSVAVYFEAAAMITVLVAMGQVLELRARGQTSGAIRALLRLAPPVAHRIRPNGQDEDVPLSSVHPGDRLRVRPGEHVPVDGVVQEGHSAIDESMISGEPVPVEKMPEVRVTAGTLNGTGSFVMRAERVGSDTILAKIVKMVSEAQRSRAPIQRLADVVAGYFVPAVVLAAVLAGLAWWWWGPEPRLAYALVNAVAVLIIACPCALGLATPMSIMVGTGRGATAGVLVKHAEALETMEKVDTLLFDKTGTLTEGKPTVRTIATREPWSESELLHLVASLERGSEHPLAAAIVSAAATRNITLANATNFRALPGKGVLGEVDGRQVAIGTAAFLASDGKVAESDLAPIAQEAESLKRAAQSAMLVAIDGKAAGVIGVADPIKSSTPEAIRALQEDGLRLVLISGDSRATAEAVATQLGIGEVMAEVLPDQKSAVVKRLQREGRVVAMAGDGINDAPALAQADVGIAMGTGAAVALESAGITLVKGDLRGIVRARRLSHATMRNIRQNLVFAFLYNTLGVPIAAGILYPVWGLLLSPMFASAAMTFSSVSVITNALRLRRVSL; encoded by the coding sequence ATGGCCCTGGATCCCATCTGCGGCATGACCGTGGAGCCTGCCAGTGCGGCAGGACGCCATGAGCACGCCGGGACGACCTATTATTTCTGCAGCCGTCATTGTTTGGACACGTTCAAGGGCGATCCAGCCCGCTACCTGACTCCAGCGGCCGCTCCCGCGCCCGGTCCTGCTCCGCTCATGATGCCATCCACGCCGAAGACAAAGGGGCTCATGATAGTGGAGTCACCCACGCCTACGGGACCCTCGTCCATTGATCCCGTCTGTCATATGACGGTGTTCCATGAGTCCGCTGCGGCGACGTACGAGCATGACGGCAAAACCTATTACTTTTGCTGCACCGGTTGTCAGACCAAGTTCAAAGCTCAACCAGAGCGGTACCTCCATCCGGAGCGATATGCGCCGCCCGAACCTGCGCCGGAAGTGCCGGGGCAGAAGTACGTGTGCCCAATGTGCCCGGAGGTGGAGTCTCCGAAACCGGCGCCGTGTCCTCAGTGCGGAATGGCGCTCGAGCCCGAGACAGTCGGGCCGGCGACCGTCACCGAGTACGTCTGTCCGATGCATCCGGAGGTGAGACAGGCGAGACCGGGTGCGTGCTCGATCTGCGGGATGGCTCTTGAGCTTCGGACCGTGACACGCGAGGAGGAGGCCAACCCTGAATTGGTCGATATGAGTCGACGTTTCTGGTGGTGCCTGCCGGCGGCAGTGCTCGTGATGGGACTTGCGATGGCGGACATGATTCCAGGCCGGCCGCTCCATCGGATCCTTTCGCAGTCCGCTTTGAATTGGATCCAATTCCTTCTGTCGACTCCCGTCGTGCTATGGGGCGGCTGGCCATTTTTTGAGCGCGGATGGCGCTCCCTTCGCACCGGCCACCTCAACATGTTCACCTTGATCGCGATGGGAACTGGCGCGGCCTATTCGTATAGTGTCGTGGCGACCCTGCTGCCGGGGCTTCTGCCGGCGTCGTTCAAGCATGCGGACGGATCGGTGGCGGTCTATTTCGAGGCGGCGGCGATGATTACCGTGCTCGTGGCGATGGGCCAAGTCCTCGAATTGCGGGCCCGCGGACAGACGAGCGGCGCCATCCGAGCCCTCCTGCGCCTGGCCCCACCGGTTGCGCACCGTATTCGACCAAATGGCCAGGATGAAGACGTGCCGTTGTCGTCGGTCCATCCGGGCGATCGACTTCGCGTACGTCCGGGGGAACACGTCCCAGTCGACGGAGTGGTGCAGGAGGGACATAGCGCGATCGACGAATCAATGATCTCCGGAGAACCCGTCCCGGTCGAGAAGATGCCCGAGGTGCGCGTGACGGCCGGCACGCTCAACGGGACCGGCTCGTTCGTCATGCGCGCGGAGCGTGTCGGCTCGGACACCATCTTGGCCAAAATCGTGAAGATGGTGAGCGAAGCACAACGAAGTCGTGCGCCGATCCAACGATTGGCCGACGTGGTGGCCGGGTATTTCGTGCCCGCGGTCGTCCTTGCCGCGGTGCTGGCCGGATTGGCCTGGTGGTGGTGGGGCCCCGAGCCCAGACTGGCCTATGCGCTGGTTAATGCCGTTGCGGTTCTGATCATCGCGTGCCCCTGTGCCCTCGGCCTGGCGACACCGATGTCGATCATGGTTGGTACGGGGCGTGGTGCAACCGCAGGCGTTTTGGTCAAGCACGCCGAGGCGCTCGAAACCATGGAGAAGGTCGACACGCTGTTGTTCGACAAGACCGGGACGCTCACAGAAGGAAAGCCGACGGTCCGCACCATAGCGACACGCGAACCCTGGAGTGAGTCGGAGTTGCTGCACCTCGTCGCAAGTCTCGAGCGTGGCAGCGAGCATCCGTTGGCGGCGGCGATCGTGTCCGCCGCCGCTACACGAAACATCACGTTGGCCAACGCGACGAACTTTCGGGCACTTCCTGGTAAAGGAGTCTTAGGTGAGGTGGATGGACGGCAGGTCGCAATCGGCACGGCCGCCTTTCTGGCCAGCGACGGTAAGGTAGCGGAATCCGATCTTGCGCCGATCGCTCAGGAGGCCGAGAGTCTGAAGCGTGCTGCGCAGTCGGCGATGTTGGTCGCGATCGACGGGAAAGCTGCCGGCGTGATCGGGGTTGCCGATCCGATCAAATCCTCGACGCCGGAGGCGATCCGTGCATTGCAGGAGGACGGACTCCGCCTGGTCTTGATCAGTGGAGACAGCCGTGCGACGGCCGAGGCCGTGGCCACACAATTGGGGATCGGCGAGGTGATGGCCGAAGTGTTACCCGATCAGAAAAGCGCCGTCGTGAAGCGCTTGCAACGCGAAGGCCGCGTCGTCGCCATGGCAGGCGATGGGATTAACGACGCCCCGGCCTTGGCCCAAGCCGACGTCGGAATTGCCATGGGCACCGGGGCCGCCGTCGCATTGGAGAGTGCAGGAATTACGTTGGTGAAGGGCGATCTCCGTGGTATCGTGCGGGCACGGAGGCTGAGTCATGCCACGATGCGAAACATTCGTCAGAATCTCGTGTTCGCCTTCCTCTACAACACGCTGGGCGTGCCCATCGCGGCCGGGATTCTCTATCCCGTCTGGGGACTGCTCTTGAGTCCGATGTTTGCCAGCGCGGCCATGACGTTCAGTTCCGTGTCCGTCATTACGAACGCCTTGCGCCTGCGTCGGGTCAGCCTCTAA
- the dsbA gene encoding thiol:disulfide interchange protein — MQRWVGVAAGIAVFVLLSLGVPGGNVQAADAPVLRGKFEKVNEPSTHVKGKVKLVEFADFYCPHCHHFEEAGLPVLKKEFGDKLEATMVGFPVFRQMLPTPFEMYEQAKSMGKGEEMKAVLFRTIHVDKVKFLDRSLRAALIKEVGLDPVAFEKGMESGKPIKALEEGKKWGERINLQQTPTLLLDGNIKVTDINPENVKVVIQSILDNDAKKK, encoded by the coding sequence ATGCAACGTTGGGTAGGGGTTGCGGCAGGCATCGCCGTGTTCGTCCTCCTCTCCCTCGGCGTGCCAGGGGGAAATGTGCAGGCGGCGGATGCTCCGGTATTGCGCGGCAAATTCGAAAAGGTGAACGAGCCCTCCACACACGTCAAGGGCAAGGTCAAGTTGGTGGAGTTCGCGGATTTTTATTGTCCGCATTGCCATCATTTCGAAGAGGCGGGATTGCCGGTCTTGAAAAAGGAATTCGGCGACAAGCTCGAAGCGACCATGGTGGGCTTCCCGGTGTTTCGGCAAATGTTGCCGACTCCGTTTGAAATGTATGAGCAGGCCAAGTCGATGGGCAAGGGCGAGGAAATGAAGGCGGTGTTGTTTCGCACGATCCATGTCGACAAGGTGAAGTTCTTGGATCGGTCCCTCCGAGCCGCACTCATCAAGGAGGTGGGACTCGATCCCGTGGCGTTTGAAAAGGGGATGGAGAGCGGCAAGCCAATCAAGGCCTTGGAGGAAGGCAAGAAGTGGGGAGAGCGCATCAATCTGCAACAGACACCGACGTTGCTGCTCGACGGGAATATCAAGGTCACGGATATCAATCCTGAGAACGTGAAGGTCGTCATCCAAAGCATCCTGGACAATGACGCGAAGAAAAAGTAA
- a CDS encoding putative 3-methyladenine DNA glycosylase, translating to MILKREFFERATLTVARELVGKYLIRAQGDRRWAGRIIEVEAYVGPEDKACHASKGRTPRTEVLFGPAGRAYVYLCYGMHELLNVVTERDGFPAAVLLRAIELDGLLVDGPGRVTRRLDIGRSMNRLDLTLGAELWFEDRGDLMAGGKVKAYPRIGVAYAGSWAKKPWRFRLEQELSGRARVRFSNANSGNKKGSL from the coding sequence ATGATTCTCAAGCGGGAGTTTTTCGAGCGGGCGACGCTGACGGTCGCGCGGGAACTCGTCGGCAAATATCTTATCCGGGCGCAAGGTGATCGGCGATGGGCCGGGCGCATCATCGAGGTCGAGGCCTATGTTGGTCCGGAGGATAAGGCCTGTCATGCCTCGAAGGGACGTACGCCCAGAACCGAAGTCCTGTTCGGACCGGCAGGTCGCGCCTATGTGTATCTCTGCTATGGGATGCACGAGTTGTTGAATGTGGTGACGGAGCGAGACGGATTCCCCGCTGCGGTACTCCTGCGCGCGATCGAGCTGGATGGCCTGCTCGTGGATGGTCCAGGTCGTGTCACTCGACGACTCGACATCGGCCGGTCGATGAACCGTCTCGATTTAACGCTCGGGGCCGAACTCTGGTTCGAGGATCGAGGTGACCTTATGGCGGGAGGGAAGGTCAAAGCCTATCCGCGTATCGGTGTGGCGTATGCGGGCAGTTGGGCGAAAAAGCCGTGGCGCTTTAGACTGGAACAGGAGCTGTCCGGCCGCGCTCGAGTCCGATTTTCGAACGCTAACTCGGGAAATAAAAAGGGCAGCCTGTAG
- a CDS encoding MucD, translating into MITSLCCAPARVLALSGFLLTMSAGPLWADDRPNGSATVLDLQSQIKATSVRVLPAVVSIAATVVIPEQALSDESLPFGAFRDMPQLRRQYGQGSGVIVSPDGYIITNHHVVAEASGVEVLLSDRRQFKGRVVASDPKTDVAIVKIQAIGLPAVVWGDSGRLAVGDFVLAVGNPLGLSQTVTFGIVSAVGRADVGVADYEDFIQTDAPINPGNSGGALVNIAGELVGINTAIASPTGGSVGVGFAIPSNMVKQVMQSLLKTGRVVRGFLGAVTQDVTPVLSKIFKLPDVKGAIITDLQPNGSAERAGLRRGDVVVRVDGREVLDGGRLRNLIALAPISSRHKVEIIRDGRLFQADLVVQEAPREQRRKTDMIEIREGQQAHPLAGLLVDEVTVPMARQMGLAVTAGLVVTDIEEGSLAEASGMQPGDVVLEVNHRAVPNLNAYQRVVDPIKPTDLALLLVNRQGTVLYVPIQAE; encoded by the coding sequence ATGATAACTTCACTGTGTTGTGCGCCGGCTCGCGTGCTCGCGTTGAGTGGCTTCCTCTTGACGATGTCGGCCGGTCCGCTCTGGGCGGATGACCGTCCCAACGGGTCCGCCACGGTTCTTGATCTCCAATCCCAAATCAAAGCCACGTCCGTCAGAGTGCTGCCCGCTGTCGTCAGCATTGCCGCCACCGTGGTCATTCCGGAACAAGCCTTGAGCGATGAGAGTTTGCCGTTCGGCGCATTCCGGGATATGCCGCAACTCCGACGGCAATATGGCCAAGGGTCCGGCGTGATTGTATCCCCGGACGGCTACATCATCACCAATCATCACGTGGTGGCAGAGGCCTCCGGAGTCGAAGTGCTGCTTTCGGATCGACGACAATTTAAAGGTCGCGTCGTGGCATCCGATCCCAAAACCGACGTGGCCATCGTCAAGATTCAAGCCATTGGTCTTCCGGCCGTCGTGTGGGGCGACTCGGGCCGACTGGCGGTCGGCGATTTTGTATTGGCCGTCGGCAATCCGCTGGGTCTCAGCCAAACGGTGACGTTCGGCATTGTCAGTGCGGTGGGACGGGCGGATGTGGGCGTGGCCGATTACGAGGACTTCATTCAGACCGACGCGCCGATCAATCCGGGCAACTCGGGCGGCGCGCTAGTCAACATCGCGGGGGAGTTGGTCGGGATCAACACGGCGATCGCAAGCCCGACCGGCGGCAGCGTCGGCGTCGGATTTGCCATCCCCAGCAACATGGTCAAGCAGGTCATGCAAAGCCTACTAAAAACGGGCCGCGTCGTCCGCGGGTTTTTGGGAGCCGTGACGCAGGACGTCACACCGGTCTTGAGCAAAATCTTCAAGTTGCCGGACGTCAAAGGCGCAATTATCACCGACTTGCAGCCCAACGGCTCGGCGGAGCGGGCCGGCCTGCGACGCGGCGATGTCGTGGTGCGCGTGGACGGACGCGAGGTTCTGGACGGAGGCCGGCTGCGCAATCTCATTGCCTTGGCGCCGATCAGTAGCCGGCACAAGGTCGAAATCATTCGCGACGGGCGTTTGTTTCAGGCTGACCTCGTCGTCCAGGAAGCCCCCCGAGAACAGCGTCGTAAGACGGATATGATCGAAATTCGAGAGGGACAGCAAGCGCATCCCCTTGCCGGCCTCTTGGTTGATGAAGTGACTGTGCCGATGGCTCGCCAAATGGGGCTGGCTGTGACGGCAGGACTCGTTGTGACGGATATCGAGGAGGGGTCGCTCGCCGAAGCCTCGGGCATGCAACCGGGGGATGTTGTCCTCGAAGTCAATCACAGGGCTGTCCCTAACCTAAATGCCTACCAACGGGTCGTCGATCCGATCAAACCGACGGACCTGGCGCTCCTGCTCGTCAATCGACAGGGTACGGTGCTATACGTGCCCATTCAGGCGGAGTAA
- a CDS encoding TonB-dependent receptor has product MRGGVTVCVVLLGILGGGLSASRVQAHDPDTAEVEVEVPEVSVEASRPIAASSQQFIPDKEYLLQPQGRPAQVLRLIPGFITVEHSGGAGKADQYFLRGFDADHGTDVAFFTDGMPINLRSHAHGQGYADLNFIIPETIEGLDVAKGAYHAEFGDFATAGAVNFKTRQFVNEGVVQAAGGQFDTQRYLFMVSPTVDKVRTLVAGEAYYTNGPFISDNRYFRGNLLGKATFNPTPRSELGVTGTFNSSKWNGSGEIPLRAVTDGTIDRFGSIDPSEGGRTLRSTGRLNYHYDDTSGGQFFANAYGQYYEFDLYTNFTFFLNDPVNGDGFQQTDHRTLYGGDVGYRQSGLFLGAPTAVTTGVQVRVDDIHARLGPQVRRTILGTTVDSDILEASYAPYVKAEWQPFEWMRIVGGLRGEFFTFDVQNRCMECAEQPAGRTTSAAALPKASLILGPWASTEFFLNYGDGFHSNDARVAVSGAGVPIARARTYEAGIRSRPWGTEGVELIATVWALDLQQELVFVGDEGTTEVRGPSRRRGVEVAARGQVYGPLHFNGSFTWTKAEFTNGDAIPLAPEYTAYGALLLKWPEGLTSQLQATYLGVRPLTEDRSVKAPSWVELDLSSRYRLPITLSHGRMEAFIFIQNLLDAKWEQATFYFESRLRNETVGVNDIHFVPGVPRFVMGGLSWYF; this is encoded by the coding sequence ATGCGAGGTGGGGTGACGGTGTGTGTGGTTCTGCTCGGGATCCTTGGAGGCGGTTTGAGCGCCAGTCGGGTTCAGGCTCATGACCCTGATACTGCCGAGGTGGAGGTCGAGGTGCCGGAAGTTTCGGTCGAAGCGTCGCGACCCATTGCGGCTTCCTCCCAACAATTCATTCCCGACAAGGAATATCTGCTCCAGCCGCAAGGGCGGCCCGCTCAAGTATTGCGGTTGATTCCCGGCTTCATCACCGTCGAGCATTCCGGAGGCGCCGGGAAAGCGGATCAGTATTTTCTGAGAGGTTTCGACGCGGATCACGGCACCGACGTGGCGTTCTTCACGGACGGCATGCCGATCAATTTGCGATCCCATGCGCATGGTCAGGGCTATGCGGATCTGAATTTCATCATCCCCGAAACCATCGAAGGGTTGGATGTTGCTAAGGGTGCGTATCACGCGGAGTTCGGCGATTTTGCCACCGCCGGGGCGGTCAATTTCAAAACCCGCCAGTTCGTCAATGAGGGGGTGGTCCAGGCCGCGGGCGGCCAATTCGACACGCAGCGCTATCTCTTCATGGTTTCACCGACGGTGGACAAGGTTCGGACGCTGGTTGCGGGTGAAGCGTATTACACGAATGGGCCCTTCATCAGCGACAATCGCTATTTCCGTGGCAATCTCTTGGGGAAAGCGACCTTCAACCCCACGCCGCGCTCGGAACTTGGTGTGACCGGTACATTCAACAGCTCGAAATGGAATGGGTCGGGTGAAATTCCGCTCCGAGCCGTGACCGACGGCACGATCGATCGGTTTGGATCCATTGATCCCTCCGAAGGAGGCCGCACCTTACGATCAACCGGAAGGCTGAATTATCACTACGATGATACGTCTGGTGGACAGTTTTTTGCCAATGCCTATGGGCAGTACTACGAATTCGATCTCTATACGAATTTTACGTTTTTTCTGAACGATCCGGTCAATGGGGACGGCTTCCAGCAGACAGACCATCGCACGCTGTACGGTGGCGACGTCGGCTATCGCCAATCGGGCCTGTTCCTGGGCGCACCGACGGCTGTGACGACGGGTGTGCAAGTAAGGGTGGACGACATACACGCGCGGTTGGGTCCCCAAGTTCGCCGGACCATCCTCGGTACGACCGTCGACAGCGATATTCTGGAGGCATCCTATGCACCCTATGTGAAGGCCGAGTGGCAGCCCTTCGAGTGGATGCGCATAGTGGGCGGGCTACGCGGCGAGTTCTTCACCTTCGATGTCCAGAATCGTTGTATGGAGTGTGCCGAACAACCGGCCGGTCGCACGACGTCCGCCGCGGCGCTTCCCAAAGCCAGTCTCATTCTCGGACCATGGGCTTCGACCGAATTCTTTCTCAACTACGGGGACGGCTTTCACAGCAACGATGCCAGGGTGGCCGTTTCCGGAGCGGGCGTGCCGATCGCGCGGGCGAGGACGTATGAAGCCGGCATCCGCTCCAGGCCCTGGGGTACAGAGGGGGTGGAACTCATCGCGACAGTGTGGGCGCTGGATCTCCAGCAGGAACTGGTCTTTGTCGGTGATGAGGGGACGACCGAGGTCCGCGGGCCTTCCCGTCGCCGCGGTGTGGAAGTGGCGGCGCGAGGGCAGGTGTATGGCCCGCTCCATTTTAACGGCAGCTTCACCTGGACGAAGGCCGAGTTTACGAATGGCGATGCCATTCCACTGGCGCCGGAATACACGGCGTATGGAGCACTGTTACTCAAGTGGCCCGAGGGACTCACGTCACAACTTCAAGCGACCTATCTGGGGGTGCGTCCGCTCACTGAGGACCGCAGCGTCAAAGCACCCTCCTGGGTGGAACTCGACCTCTCCTCACGCTACCGACTGCCGATTACCTTGTCACACGGGCGCATGGAAGCCTTCATCTTCATCCAAAACTTGCTCGATGCCAAATGGGAGCAGGCCACGTTCTACTTCGAATCGAGACTCCGCAACGAAACGGTCGGCGTCAATGACATTCACTTCGTACCGGGAGTTCCGAGGTTTGTCATGGGGGGGCTTTCGTGGTACTTCTAG
- a CDS encoding putative nickel-responsive regulator — MKDLVRFGVSLDGQLLRAFDRLIEAKGYATRSEALRDLIRANLVEAEWAANRETVGSVTIVYDHHVRDLSRKLTHIQHDFQGHVLAGMHVHLDHDHCLEVLVVKGKGAEIRKVADALLSVKGVKHGKLTLATTGKGLSV; from the coding sequence ATGAAGGACCTGGTGCGATTCGGCGTGTCATTGGATGGACAGTTGCTGCGGGCGTTCGACCGGCTCATCGAAGCCAAGGGGTATGCGACCCGGTCGGAGGCACTGCGAGACCTCATCCGTGCCAATCTCGTCGAGGCGGAGTGGGCTGCGAACCGGGAAACCGTTGGCTCGGTCACGATCGTCTACGATCACCATGTTCGGGACCTCAGTCGAAAACTCACCCATATTCAGCATGATTTCCAAGGGCATGTCTTAGCAGGGATGCACGTTCATCTTGATCACGATCATTGTCTCGAGGTCTTGGTCGTGAAGGGAAAGGGCGCGGAAATCCGCAAGGTCGCCGATGCTCTCCTCAGCGTCAAAGGCGTCAAGCATGGAAAATTGACGCTGGCCACCACCGGCAAGGGCCTGAGTGTGTAA